The window GCCGCGACTCCTTACGATGCGAAGGGCCTGATGAAGGCCGCCATCCGCGACAACGACCCCGTGATGTTCATGGAGAACACCCTTCTCTATGGCAACCGTGGCGAGGTGCCTGAGGAGGAGTACATCATCCCACTCGGCGTCGCTGACCTGAAGCGCGAGGGTTCCGATGTTTCACTCATCGCTCATGGCCGCGCCGTACTCACCGCCCTCAAGGCGGCGGAGATTCTGGCCTCCGAGCACAACATCCAAGCCGACGTGCTCGACTTGCGCTCGATCCGTCCGCTCGACGAAGAGGCGATTCTCAAGACGGTCCGCAAGACGCATCGCGCCGTGCTGGTCGACGAGAACAAGCCCTTCTGCGGCGTTTCGGCCCAGATTTCCGCAACGATCATGGAGCAGGCGTTCGATGACCTCGACGCGCCCGTGGCCCGCGTGTGTTCGCTCGACGCCCCGGCGATTTACTCGCCTGCGGTCGAGCCGCTCCAGCTCCCCACGCCCGAGCGCGTGATCGAGAAGGTCCTGAAACTCGCCTAATCTTTCCGTTTTTATCTGCTGACATGCCCAATGTAACCATGCCCAAGCTCAGCGACACGATGACCGAAGGGACCATCACTCGCTGGCGCAAGAAGAAAGGCGACACCGTCGAGATGGGGGATATCCTCGCCGAAGTCGAAACTGACAAAGCCACCATGGAAATGGAGGCCTTCGACGATGGCGTGCTCCACGAGATCTTTGTCCCGGATGGCGGCAAGGCCAAGGTGGGCGACCCGGTGGCTCTCATCCTCGCCGAGGGCGAGACGGCGGAGTCCGCTGGCAAGACCCCGGCAGCGAAGAACGACCTGACTACCTCGGGTGGCAAGGAAGCCGCTCCCGCCGCCGCTGCTCCGGCAGCGAAAGCCGCAGCTGGCTCGATTGATTCCGACTCGCGTGTGAAGGCTTCGCCTCTCGCCCGCAAGATCGCCAAGGAAAAGGGCATCTCGCTCGGTTCCGTCCAGGGTTCCGGCCCCGGCGGTCGCATCGTGGTGAAAGATCTCGAGGGGGCTTCCTCCGCTCCGGCTCCGGCCGCAGCAGCAGCCCCGGCTCCCGCCGCCGCTCCGGCCATTCAGGCCACGGCTGGCGCTTCCGACACGAAGGTCCCGCTCAGCGGCATGCGTCGCACGATTGCCGAGCGTCTGGTCGCGAGCAAGCAGCAGAACCCGCACTTCTACCTCTCCGTCGAGGTCGACGCCGGTCCGCTGATGAAGCTCCGCACGGAACTCAACAAGGCCAACGAAGCCGCCGGTCAGCCCAAGCTCACCGTCAACGACTTCGTTCTGCTTGCCATTTCCCGCTCCGCGGCAGCTCATCCGTATGTCAATGCCTCGTGGGGCGGCGACTCGATCATCCAGTACGCGAGCGTCAACATCTCGGTCGCCGTGGCAGTCGATGACGGTCTCGTCACGCCGGTCATTCGCAATGCGGCCAAGCTCTCCCTCAAGGAGATCAGCGCCTCGGTGAAGGATCTCGCGACCCGCGCCCGCACGAAGAAGCTCAAGCCCGAGGAATACCAGGGCGGCACCATCACCGTTTCGAACCTCGGCTCCTACGGCGTCGAGCAGTTCTACGCGATCGTCAACCCGCCGCAGGCCGCCATCGTCGCGGTCGGCGCCATCGTCAAGAAGCCGGTGGTCAATGCGAAGGATGAGATCGTGGTCGGCCAGCGCATGGTGGTTTCGCTCAGCGGCGACCATCGCGTCGTCGACGGCGCGGTCGGGGCGGAGTTCCTGTCCACCCTGCGCAAGCTGATCGAGAACCCGGCGCTCATGCTGTTCTAGGCACCGGTTCGCGAAAGCTAACAAAAAATCTCAAGGGCGGCTGCCGATACCTAGGCAGTCGCCCTTTTGTTTTCACCGGCAGCGCGGGCTCTTAGGAGAGGCGACGGCTCCGACACATAAATACCGATGCCATTAGGATCGCGAACCATAAACAGAGTCTCTCCAGCAGTCGTGAGTGGTCCGGTTTCTATGGCAACACCGCCTGCTCGAAAGCGTTCCAGGTCGCGCCTGACATCATCTGTGCTAAAGGTGAGATAAACGCCTTCGCCTGGGAAAGGACGCAACGAAATCGAATGTTTCGGTCGCGACCCGGGCCGCACAAAGCAGAGCGTCCGAATGCCTCGGGGAGATTTCAAGACCAGCCCGTCGGATTCGTCGACCTGGATGCTGTAGTGAAAGAAATTCAGATAAAACCTTCTGGTTTCTTCCAATCTCTCCGAGATGAAGCCGATGAATTCAAGGTTGG of the Terrimicrobium sacchariphilum genome contains:
- a CDS encoding alpha-ketoacid dehydrogenase subunit beta, with the protein product MALIEYRDALNQAFAEEIERDPNVVLIGEEVAQYDGAYKVTRGLWKKYGDKRVMDTPISEAAFIGMGVGASMLGLRPVIELMFWSFATVAYDQIINNAGQIRYMSGGLINCPIVIRGPANGGTNVGATHSHTPENWLGAIPGLKVVSAATPYDAKGLMKAAIRDNDPVMFMENTLLYGNRGEVPEEEYIIPLGVADLKREGSDVSLIAHGRAVLTALKAAEILASEHNIQADVLDLRSIRPLDEEAILKTVRKTHRAVLVDENKPFCGVSAQISATIMEQAFDDLDAPVARVCSLDAPAIYSPAVEPLQLPTPERVIEKVLKLA
- a CDS encoding pyruvate dehydrogenase complex dihydrolipoamide acetyltransferase, whose translation is MPNVTMPKLSDTMTEGTITRWRKKKGDTVEMGDILAEVETDKATMEMEAFDDGVLHEIFVPDGGKAKVGDPVALILAEGETAESAGKTPAAKNDLTTSGGKEAAPAAAAPAAKAAAGSIDSDSRVKASPLARKIAKEKGISLGSVQGSGPGGRIVVKDLEGASSAPAPAAAAAPAPAAAPAIQATAGASDTKVPLSGMRRTIAERLVASKQQNPHFYLSVEVDAGPLMKLRTELNKANEAAGQPKLTVNDFVLLAISRSAAAHPYVNASWGGDSIIQYASVNISVAVAVDDGLVTPVIRNAAKLSLKEISASVKDLATRARTKKLKPEEYQGGTITVSNLGSYGVEQFYAIVNPPQAAIVAVGAIVKKPVVNAKDEIVVGQRMVVSLSGDHRVVDGAVGAEFLSTLRKLIENPALMLF
- a CDS encoding VOC family protein; the protein is MHEKNAAVYSVAPNLAYHRNRARALLRALRAGEEYALSEFSHFHPEGSSMSAGRTFTLADAQLIIARSQGFSSWTTFKRERENSAPAPANLEFIGFISERLEETRRFYLNFFHYSIQVDESDGLVLKSPRGIRTLCFVRPGSRPKHSISLRPFPGEGVYLTFSTDDVRRDLERFRAGGVAIETGPLTTAGETLFMVRDPNGIGIYVSEPSPLLRARAAGENKRATA